A region of Mesorhizobium sp. AR02 DNA encodes the following proteins:
- a CDS encoding acyl-CoA dehydrogenase family protein, with product MDFGLSEEQKLIVETTRAFVENELYPHEREVERTGVLRRELIEEIKAKAIEAGLYAANMPADVGGAGLDTVTWLLYEKELGRANYALHWTCVARPSNILLAGTPEQREKYLFPCIRGEKWDCLAMTEPGAGSDLRGMKATAVQDGDDWVLNGTKHFISHADLADFAIVFMASGEEDSPRGKRKKITAFFVDKGTKGFTVRDGYRNVSHRGYTNAILEFDDCRLPASQVLGEVHKGFDVANSWLGATRLQVGATCLGRAERALGHAVEYAAQRQQFGQQIGKFQGVSFKLADMATELKAADLMVFEAGWKYDQGTVTDQDMAMAKLKATEMLAFVADEAIQIHGGMGLMDDLPLERIWRDARVERIWEGTSEIQRHIISRALLRPFGA from the coding sequence ATGGATTTCGGTCTTTCGGAGGAACAAAAACTCATCGTCGAGACGACGCGCGCCTTCGTCGAGAACGAGCTTTATCCGCATGAGCGCGAGGTCGAGCGCACCGGCGTGCTGCGCCGAGAGCTGATCGAAGAGATCAAGGCCAAGGCTATCGAAGCCGGGCTCTATGCCGCCAACATGCCGGCCGATGTCGGTGGCGCGGGCCTCGATACGGTGACCTGGCTGCTCTACGAAAAGGAACTCGGCCGCGCCAATTACGCGCTGCACTGGACCTGCGTGGCGCGCCCCTCCAACATCCTGCTTGCCGGCACGCCGGAGCAGCGCGAAAAGTATCTTTTCCCTTGCATCCGTGGCGAGAAATGGGACTGCCTCGCGATGACCGAGCCGGGCGCCGGCTCCGACCTGCGCGGCATGAAGGCGACCGCGGTGCAGGATGGCGACGATTGGGTGCTGAATGGCACCAAGCATTTTATCAGCCACGCCGATCTTGCCGATTTCGCCATCGTGTTCATGGCTTCCGGCGAAGAGGATTCGCCGCGCGGAAAACGCAAGAAGATCACCGCCTTCTTCGTCGACAAGGGCACCAAGGGCTTTACGGTGCGCGACGGCTATCGCAACGTCTCGCATCGTGGCTACACCAACGCCATCCTCGAATTCGATGATTGCCGGCTGCCGGCAAGCCAGGTTCTTGGCGAGGTGCATAAGGGCTTCGATGTCGCCAATTCCTGGCTCGGCGCCACCCGCCTGCAGGTCGGCGCTACCTGTCTCGGCCGCGCCGAGCGGGCGCTCGGCCATGCCGTCGAATATGCCGCGCAGCGCCAGCAGTTCGGCCAGCAGATCGGCAAGTTCCAGGGTGTGTCGTTCAAGCTCGCCGACATGGCGACGGAACTGAAGGCCGCCGACCTGATGGTGTTCGAAGCCGGCTGGAAGTACGATCAGGGCACCGTCACCGACCAGGACATGGCCATGGCCAAGCTGAAGGCCACCGAAATGCTGGCTTTCGTGGCTGATGAAGCCATCCAGATCCATGGTGGCATGGGGCTGATGGACGACCTGCCGCTGGAGCGGATCTGGCGCGACGCCCGCGTCGAGCGCATCTGGGAAGGCACTTCGGAGATTCAGCGACATATTATTTCGCGGGCGCTGCTGCGTCCGTTCGGAGCTTAG
- a CDS encoding Gfo/Idh/MocA family protein → MFRWGVLSTAKIGREQLLPAIVEAENGVLSAIASRDLSKAKALGERFGARHAFGSYEELLASKEVDGVYIPLPTSQHVEWTAKAIEAGKHVLVEKPLALDAKDIAPLIKLRDAKKVLVCEAFMVIYHPQWIKVRDLIASGAIGRLRHVQGAFSYYNVDPNNMRNQLDLGGGALPDIGVYPTVSTRFSTGKEPLRVQATIERDKKFGTDIYSSIRADFGDFELSFYLSTQMAARQVMVFHGEKGFIEVFSPFNAGLYDHHRIELHNQNHTEAQVFRFPGTQQYRLEVETFARAAQGGKERVFTLEESVLNQKVIDAIFRAGGKDGWEAV, encoded by the coding sequence ATGTTCCGATGGGGTGTGTTGTCGACGGCCAAGATCGGCCGCGAGCAGTTGTTGCCGGCAATCGTCGAGGCGGAGAACGGCGTGCTGTCGGCGATCGCCAGCCGCGACCTGTCGAAGGCCAAGGCCTTGGGTGAGCGGTTTGGCGCGCGCCATGCCTTCGGCTCCTACGAGGAACTGCTCGCTTCCAAAGAAGTCGATGGCGTCTATATCCCGCTGCCGACATCGCAGCATGTCGAATGGACGGCGAAAGCCATCGAAGCGGGAAAACATGTGCTGGTCGAGAAGCCTCTCGCGCTCGACGCCAAAGACATCGCGCCGCTGATCAAGCTGCGCGACGCCAAGAAAGTGCTGGTCTGCGAAGCCTTCATGGTCATCTACCACCCGCAATGGATCAAGGTGCGCGACCTCATCGCCAGCGGCGCCATCGGCCGGCTGCGCCATGTGCAGGGCGCGTTCTCCTACTACAATGTCGACCCCAACAACATGCGCAACCAGCTCGACCTCGGCGGCGGCGCGCTGCCCGACATCGGCGTCTATCCGACGGTGTCGACGCGCTTTTCGACCGGCAAGGAGCCGCTGCGCGTTCAGGCGACGATCGAGCGCGACAAGAAATTCGGTACCGACATCTATTCCTCGATCCGCGCCGATTTCGGCGACTTCGAACTGTCCTTCTATTTGTCGACGCAGATGGCGGCGCGCCAGGTGATGGTGTTCCACGGCGAGAAGGGTTTCATCGAGGTCTTTTCCCCGTTCAATGCCGGGCTCTACGATCATCACCGCATCGAATTGCACAACCAGAACCACACCGAGGCGCAGGTGTTCCGCTTCCCCGGCACGCAGCAGTACCGGCTGGAGGTCGAGACCTTCGCGCGCGCCGCACAGGGCGGCAAGGAGCGTGTCTTCACGCTGGAGGAATCCGTGCTCAACCAGAAGGTCATCGATGCCATCTTCCGCGCCGGCGGCAAGGACGGCTGGGAGGCCGTCTAA
- a CDS encoding alpha/beta hydrolase, with the protein MTDYKTLIDAETWAFIEKTNSYYPPDTIDYTITQQRAIYDRMCREFFAGYPEGVAVETSSIATPTHHIPIRIYRTAPQPAATVLYIHGGGFILGGLDSHDDVCAELCARTGYEVVSVDYRLAPEHLHPAAFDDAMSAFAWVASTRDHPILLCGDSAGGNLCAAVAHATRGHTKRPVGQVLIYPGLGGDRSSGSYVTHAEAPMLTMRDLEFYKHIRTGGADRTGDVTLSPLADTDFAKLPPTVLITAECDPLSSDGETYRDRIIAAGGRAIWFEEPGLVHGYLRARHTVGRARESFTRIVDAVAALGKGTWLW; encoded by the coding sequence ATGACCGACTACAAGACCCTCATCGACGCCGAAACCTGGGCCTTCATCGAGAAGACCAACTCCTATTATCCGCCCGATACGATCGACTACACGATCACCCAGCAGCGCGCGATCTACGACCGCATGTGCAGGGAATTCTTTGCCGGCTATCCCGAAGGTGTCGCGGTCGAAACCTCTTCCATAGCAACGCCCACGCACCACATTCCGATCCGCATCTACCGCACCGCTCCGCAACCGGCAGCAACGGTGCTCTATATCCATGGCGGCGGCTTCATCCTCGGCGGGCTGGACAGCCATGACGACGTCTGCGCCGAACTCTGCGCCCGCACCGGCTACGAGGTGGTCTCGGTCGATTACCGGCTGGCGCCGGAGCATCTGCATCCGGCCGCCTTCGACGACGCGATGAGCGCCTTCGCATGGGTTGCGTCCACCCGTGATCACCCCATCCTGCTCTGCGGCGACAGCGCCGGCGGCAATCTCTGCGCTGCCGTCGCTCACGCCACACGCGGCCATACGAAACGACCGGTGGGCCAGGTGCTGATCTATCCCGGCCTTGGCGGCGACCGCTCAAGCGGCTCCTACGTGACGCACGCCGAAGCGCCGATGCTGACCATGCGCGATCTCGAATTCTACAAGCACATCCGCACCGGCGGTGCGGACCGGACCGGCGATGTAACGCTCTCGCCGCTGGCCGACACCGATTTCGCCAAACTGCCGCCAACGGTGCTGATCACTGCCGAATGCGACCCGCTGTCTTCCGACGGCGAGACCTATCGCGACCGCATCATCGCGGCGGGCGGGCGTGCCATCTGGTTCGAGGAACCGGGTTTGGTGCACGGCTATCTCAGGGCCCGGCACACGGTCGGCCGCGCCCGTGAAAGTTTCACACGGATCGTCGACGCGGTGGCAGCCTTGGGGAAGGGCACCTGGCTGTGGTGA
- a CDS encoding FAD-binding dehydrogenase: MADDADVIIVGAGLAGLVAAAELAEAGKKIIIVDQEPEQSLGGQAFWSFGGLFLVDSPEQRRMRIRDSHDLALEDWMGTAAFDRPEDFWPRKWAEAYVGFAAGEKRSWLLQRGLKFFPVVGWAERGGGNAIGHGNSVPRFHITWGTGPGVLEPFVLRVREAQKRGLVSFKFRHRVNELTRTGAVVTGVRGEILQPSMVERGHQSSRDVAGDFELHAQAVIVASGGIGANHQLVRENWPKRLGAAPKRMITGVPDHVDGRMLAITEAAGGSIINRDRMWHYVEGIKNWAPIWTEHAIRILPGPSSLWLDAHGKRLPVPLYPGFDTLGTLSHIMSTGFDYSWFILTKKIIQKEFALSGSEQNPDLTGKSWRQVLGRATSGIPGPVKAFMEKGEDFIVEADLSTLVARMNALAGGEPLLDLAQVEREIRARDRQLDNPFSKDMQITALRGARAYLGDKLIRTAKPHKMLDPANGPLIAVRLNILTRKTLGGLQTDLDSRVLGEDGQPVPGLYAVGEAAGFGGGGVHGYAALEGTFLGGCIFSGRSAGRSAARSVA, from the coding sequence ATGGCTGACGATGCGGACGTGATCATTGTCGGCGCCGGCCTTGCCGGGCTGGTTGCCGCCGCCGAGCTTGCCGAGGCCGGCAAGAAGATCATCATCGTCGACCAGGAGCCGGAGCAGTCGTTGGGCGGCCAAGCGTTCTGGTCGTTCGGCGGGCTTTTCCTCGTCGATTCGCCTGAGCAACGGCGCATGCGCATTCGCGATTCGCATGATCTGGCGCTTGAGGACTGGATGGGCACCGCCGCTTTCGACCGGCCGGAGGATTTCTGGCCGCGCAAATGGGCCGAGGCCTATGTCGGCTTCGCCGCCGGCGAGAAACGCTCCTGGCTCCTGCAACGCGGCCTGAAATTCTTTCCCGTGGTCGGCTGGGCCGAGCGCGGCGGCGGCAATGCCATCGGCCACGGCAATTCGGTGCCGCGCTTCCACATCACCTGGGGCACGGGGCCGGGTGTACTCGAGCCCTTTGTCCTGCGCGTGCGCGAGGCGCAGAAGCGTGGATTGGTCAGCTTCAAATTCCGCCACCGGGTCAATGAACTGACACGGACGGGCGCTGTCGTGACCGGCGTGCGCGGCGAAATCCTGCAGCCGAGCATGGTCGAGCGCGGCCACCAGAGCTCACGCGATGTCGCCGGCGATTTCGAGCTGCATGCGCAAGCGGTGATCGTCGCCTCCGGCGGCATCGGCGCCAACCATCAGCTGGTGCGGGAAAACTGGCCCAAGCGGCTCGGCGCCGCACCAAAACGCATGATCACCGGCGTGCCCGACCATGTCGATGGCCGCATGCTGGCGATCACCGAGGCCGCCGGCGGTTCGATCATCAACCGCGACCGCATGTGGCACTATGTCGAGGGCATCAAGAACTGGGCGCCGATCTGGACCGAGCATGCGATCCGCATCCTGCCCGGCCCGTCGTCGCTGTGGCTCGACGCACATGGCAAAAGGCTACCGGTGCCGCTCTATCCCGGCTTCGACACGCTGGGCACGCTCAGCCACATCATGAGCACCGGCTTCGATTATTCCTGGTTCATCCTGACCAAGAAGATCATCCAGAAGGAGTTCGCGCTGTCGGGCTCCGAACAGAACCCGGACCTGACCGGCAAGAGCTGGCGCCAGGTGCTCGGTCGCGCCACCTCAGGCATTCCGGGTCCGGTGAAGGCCTTCATGGAGAAGGGCGAAGACTTCATCGTCGAGGCCGACCTTTCGACGCTGGTGGCCCGCATGAATGCGCTGGCCGGTGGCGAGCCGCTGCTCGATCTCGCCCAGGTCGAGCGCGAGATCCGCGCCCGCGACAGGCAACTCGACAATCCGTTCTCCAAGGACATGCAGATCACCGCCCTGCGCGGCGCCCGCGCCTATCTCGGCGACAAGCTCATCCGCACGGCCAAGCCGCACAAGATGCTCGACCCGGCGAATGGCCCGCTGATCGCGGTGCGCCTCAACATCCTGACCCGCAAGACGCTGGGCGGCCTCCAGACCGATCTCGACAGCCGCGTGCTGGGTGAGGATGGTCAACCGGTGCCCGGCCTCTACGCCGTCGGCGAAGCCGCCGGTTTCGGTGGCGGCGGCGTGCATGGCTATGCGGCACTGGAAGGCACCTTCCTCGGCGGCTGCATCTTTTCCGGCCGCAGCGCCGGCCGATCGGCGGCACGCTCGGTGGCGTGA
- a CDS encoding carnitinyl-CoA dehydratase — protein sequence MSDVISTRREGSILEVTLDRPKANAIDLKTSRLMGETFKAFRDDPELRVAIVKTSGDKFFCAGWDLKAAAGGDAVDGDYGVGGFAGLQELRDLNKPVIACVNGMAVGGGFELALSCDLIYASDHSSFALPEIRAGTLADAATIKLPKRIPYHVAMDLLLTGRWMDVAEAHRWGLVNEVLSKEKLEDRVWEIARLLASGPPLVFAAIKETARVAEALTFQDAMNRVTRRQLATVDALYGSEDNMEGFRAFAEKRDPVWKGK from the coding sequence ATGTCTGACGTCATTTCGACCCGCCGCGAAGGCTCGATCCTCGAGGTCACGCTTGATCGGCCCAAGGCCAACGCCATCGATCTCAAGACCTCGCGGCTGATGGGCGAGACCTTCAAGGCGTTCCGTGACGATCCGGAATTGCGCGTCGCCATCGTCAAGACATCAGGCGACAAGTTCTTCTGCGCCGGCTGGGACCTGAAGGCGGCCGCCGGCGGCGACGCGGTCGACGGCGACTATGGCGTCGGCGGCTTCGCCGGCCTGCAGGAACTGCGTGACCTCAACAAGCCGGTCATCGCCTGCGTCAACGGCATGGCGGTCGGCGGCGGCTTCGAGCTGGCGCTGTCCTGCGACCTCATCTACGCCTCCGATCATTCCTCCTTCGCGCTGCCCGAAATCCGCGCCGGCACGCTGGCCGATGCGGCGACGATCAAGCTGCCGAAGCGCATTCCCTACCATGTCGCCATGGACCTTTTGCTCACCGGCCGCTGGATGGATGTCGCCGAGGCGCATCGTTGGGGCCTGGTCAACGAGGTGCTGTCGAAGGAGAAGCTCGAAGACCGCGTCTGGGAGATCGCCCGCCTCCTCGCCAGCGGCCCGCCGCTGGTGTTCGCCGCGATCAAGGAGACGGCGCGCGTGGCCGAAGCGCTGACCTTCCAGGACGCGATGAACCGGGTGACGCGCCGCCAGTTGGCCACGGTCGATGCGCTCTATGGCTCGGAAGACAACATGGAAGGTTTCCGCGCCTTTGCCGAAAAGCGCGATCCGGTGTGGAAGGGGAAGTGA
- a CDS encoding HD domain-containing protein, giving the protein MADTVKFTAMKDGDKDDYEFLTAHEIDYAAKTGDRLLDALVQLDEGLSGYKITRLGHSLQAATRAWRDGADTDWIACALLHDIGDIYAPYNHDEYAASILKPFVREQCTWVVEKHGDFQRLYYAHHLSGNRHARSRFAGHAYFDDCDQFCERWDQSSFDPDYETLPIDFFRPFVLEVFARKAYDASVIRAGERVPLLDPTIAKTRTGASA; this is encoded by the coding sequence ATGGCTGATACCGTCAAATTCACCGCGATGAAGGATGGCGACAAGGACGATTACGAGTTCCTGACCGCCCATGAAATCGACTATGCCGCCAAGACCGGCGATCGTCTGCTCGACGCGCTGGTGCAGCTCGATGAAGGCCTGTCGGGCTACAAGATCACCCGGCTCGGCCATTCGCTGCAGGCGGCGACGCGCGCCTGGCGTGACGGCGCCGATACCGACTGGATCGCCTGCGCGCTGCTGCACGACATCGGCGACATCTATGCGCCCTACAACCACGACGAATATGCCGCGTCGATCCTGAAGCCCTTCGTGCGCGAGCAATGCACCTGGGTGGTGGAGAAGCACGGCGACTTCCAGCGCCTCTATTATGCCCACCATCTCAGCGGCAATCGCCATGCCCGCAGCCGCTTCGCCGGCCACGCCTATTTCGATGACTGCGACCAGTTTTGCGAACGCTGGGACCAATCGAGCTTCGATCCCGACTATGAGACGCTGCCGATCGACTTCTTCCGGCCCTTCGTGCTCGAAGTCTTCGCCCGCAAGGCCTACGACGCATCCGTGATCCGCGCCGGCGAGCGCGTGCCCCTCCTAGATCCCACTATAGCCAAGACAAGAACCGGAGCCTCAGCATGA
- a CDS encoding carnitine 3-dehydrogenase: MSIINKAAAIGGGVIGAGWVARLLLNGIDVSIFDPDPEASRKVSEVMKGARRAYKQMVPGGLPKEGKLTFAKTIAEAVADADFIQESVPERLDLKHKVLAEIDANAPANAIVGSSTSGIKPTDMQVAMKKHPERLVVGHPFNPVYLLPLVEIVGGEQTFPEAIEVAKEIYASIGMKPVVIRKEIEAFVGDRLLEAAWREALWLIKDGICTVEELDDIMRYGFGLRWAQMGMFQVYRVAGGEAGMRHFMAQFGPCLKWPWTKLMDVPEFNDELVDLIATQSDDQAHGLSIRELEKIRDDNLVAIMDALSKQNKGKGWGAGALHKDYTKQLAKLAAKKPAASKAAEKAKASKPVKKAEKPKKKKKG; this comes from the coding sequence ATGAGCATCATCAACAAGGCTGCCGCCATCGGCGGCGGTGTCATCGGCGCCGGCTGGGTGGCGCGCCTGCTGCTCAACGGTATCGACGTGTCGATCTTCGACCCCGACCCCGAGGCCTCGCGCAAGGTCTCGGAAGTGATGAAGGGCGCGCGCCGCGCCTACAAGCAGATGGTGCCCGGCGGCTTGCCGAAAGAGGGCAAGCTGACCTTCGCCAAGACCATTGCCGAGGCGGTTGCGGATGCCGACTTCATCCAGGAAAGCGTGCCGGAACGGCTCGACCTCAAGCACAAGGTGCTGGCCGAGATCGACGCTAATGCGCCGGCCAACGCCATTGTCGGCTCCTCCACCTCCGGTATCAAACCGACCGACATGCAGGTGGCGATGAAGAAGCACCCCGAGCGGCTGGTCGTCGGCCATCCGTTCAACCCGGTCTATCTCCTGCCGCTGGTCGAAATCGTCGGCGGCGAACAGACCTTTCCCGAGGCGATCGAGGTCGCCAAGGAGATCTACGCCTCGATCGGCATGAAGCCGGTCGTCATCCGCAAGGAGATCGAGGCCTTCGTCGGTGACCGCCTGCTCGAAGCGGCGTGGCGCGAGGCGCTGTGGTTGATCAAGGATGGCATCTGCACGGTCGAGGAACTCGACGACATCATGCGCTACGGCTTCGGCCTGCGCTGGGCGCAGATGGGCATGTTCCAGGTCTATCGCGTCGCCGGCGGCGAGGCCGGCATGCGCCACTTCATGGCGCAGTTCGGGCCGTGCCTGAAATGGCCGTGGACCAAGCTGATGGACGTGCCGGAATTCAACGACGAGCTGGTCGATCTGATCGCCACCCAGTCGGACGACCAGGCGCATGGCCTGTCGATCCGCGAGCTGGAAAAGATCCGCGACGACAATCTGGTCGCGATCATGGATGCGCTGTCGAAGCAGAACAAAGGCAAGGGCTGGGGCGCCGGCGCGCTGCACAAGGACTATACGAAGCAGTTGGCCAAGCTGGCGGCAAAGAAGCCGGCGGCCTCCAAGGCGGCCGAGAAGGCCAAGGCCTCGAAGCCGGTGAAGAAAGCGGAAAAGCCGAAGAAAAAGAAGAAGGGCTGA
- the dapA gene encoding 4-hydroxy-tetrahydrodipicolinate synthase, translating to MKQLTALLRWQIEQGINGLVPCGTTGEAPTLSWEERLDIIALCVKIAGGRVPVVAGTGTNSTETTIAFSTAAEAFGADAALIVTPYYNRPSQEGIFRHFEAVAAKVRIPIIVYNVPARTGVDLAEETIERLAQIPTIVGIKDATGDVSRLSTLPAVLRRRFICLSGHDATAFGFNTMGGRGTISVVSNVAPRLCVEMHDACRQGDHHTARAIHHRLRPLIAALELESNPVPVKYALSLALSMSPDVRLPLTPVRPETEVAIREAMLTLNGGSAGVVQSGPALASSTPWRL from the coding sequence CTGAAGCAACTAACCGCGCTGCTACGCTGGCAGATCGAACAAGGGATCAACGGGCTGGTGCCGTGCGGCACCACAGGTGAGGCGCCGACGCTGTCGTGGGAGGAGCGCCTCGACATCATCGCGCTGTGCGTGAAGATCGCCGGCGGCAGGGTGCCTGTTGTCGCCGGCACCGGAACGAACAGCACCGAGACGACGATCGCCTTTTCGACAGCCGCCGAAGCCTTTGGCGCCGACGCCGCCCTCATCGTCACGCCCTACTACAACAGGCCGAGCCAGGAAGGGATCTTTCGCCACTTCGAAGCGGTCGCAGCCAAGGTCAGGATACCGATCATCGTCTACAATGTGCCGGCACGAACCGGCGTCGACCTGGCCGAGGAGACGATCGAGCGCCTGGCGCAGATTCCGACCATCGTCGGCATCAAGGACGCCACCGGCGATGTGAGCCGGCTATCCACGCTTCCGGCTGTGCTCAGGCGCCGCTTCATCTGCCTCTCCGGCCATGACGCGACGGCGTTCGGCTTCAACACGATGGGCGGGCGTGGGACGATCTCGGTGGTCTCCAACGTCGCGCCGCGTCTGTGCGTCGAGATGCATGATGCGTGCCGGCAGGGCGACCACCACACCGCGCGGGCGATCCATCATCGCCTGCGGCCGCTGATCGCGGCGCTTGAGCTGGAGAGCAATCCGGTGCCGGTCAAGTATGCGCTGAGCCTGGCGCTGAGCATGAGCCCGGATGTCCGCTTGCCGCTGACTCCGGTCCGCCCTGAAACCGAGGTCGCGATACGCGAGGCCATGTTGACGCTGAATGGCGGTAGTGCCGGCGTTGTGCAATCAGGACCGGCGCTTGCCTCGTCCACGCCGTGGCGGCTTTGA
- a CDS encoding acetate--CoA ligase family protein has translation MHKLERLLRPKSIAVFGGVQAAAVVAQSIKMGFAGEIWPVHPTKDEVAGRKAYRSVADLPGAPDAAFVGVNRHLTIEVVKALAERGAGGAVCFAAGFLETEAYDDDGERLQAELVAAAGQMPIIGPNCYGLINYADGALLWPDQHGGIRLEEGGKGVAIITQSSNIAINMTMQKRGLPIAFLMTAGNQAQTGLSEMALGLIEDDRVTSLGLHIEAFDSVAGFERLAARARELKKPIIAMKVGRSEQARQATVSHTASLAGSDAASGAFLRRLGIARVDSIPAFIEALKLLHITGPLPGYRLSSMSCSGGEASVMADSAEGRWVNFPVLTETHRAHVKSTLGPLVAVANPLDYHTFIWNNEPAMTATFTAMVSGGFDLNMLVLDFPRPDRCSVTDWWATLRAFESALKTNKAHGAIVSSLPENLPEEYTAELMARGMVPLFGISEAMDAAGAAAFIGWAWAEPQAQPIDTSASGAAGGDHVTPDEAEAKARLIKAGLPVPKGERAGNAVEAVISSMALGFPVALKALGVAHKSEVGAVRLNLKDAESVSTAAHDLLPLGTGLYVERMVRDGVAELIVGFTRDPMFGAVMTLGTGGVLVELLRDSVTLMLPATRDDIEAALRGLKLFPLLEGYRGRPKADVAAAIDAIAGIAGFVQKNAGEIEELDINPLIVCVEGKGAWIADALLVLGENKNV, from the coding sequence ATGCATAAACTCGAACGTCTCCTGCGCCCGAAATCGATCGCCGTGTTCGGTGGTGTGCAGGCCGCCGCCGTCGTGGCGCAATCGATCAAGATGGGTTTTGCCGGCGAAATCTGGCCGGTGCACCCGACCAAGGACGAGGTTGCCGGCCGCAAGGCCTATCGGTCCGTCGCGGATCTGCCCGGCGCGCCGGATGCCGCCTTTGTCGGCGTCAACCGGCACCTCACCATCGAGGTCGTCAAGGCGCTGGCCGAACGCGGCGCCGGTGGAGCCGTCTGCTTTGCCGCCGGCTTCCTCGAAACCGAGGCCTATGACGACGATGGCGAGCGCCTGCAGGCCGAACTGGTCGCCGCCGCTGGCCAGATGCCGATCATCGGCCCGAATTGCTATGGCCTGATCAACTATGCCGACGGTGCGCTTTTGTGGCCGGACCAGCATGGCGGCATCAGGCTGGAGGAAGGCGGCAAGGGCGTTGCCATCATCACCCAGTCCTCCAACATCGCCATCAACATGACGATGCAGAAACGCGGCCTGCCGATCGCCTTCCTGATGACGGCCGGCAACCAGGCGCAGACCGGCCTGTCCGAAATGGCGCTCGGCCTGATCGAGGACGATCGGGTCACCTCGCTCGGCCTGCACATCGAGGCTTTTGACTCCGTAGCCGGCTTCGAACGGTTGGCCGCCAGGGCGCGCGAGCTAAAAAAACCGATCATCGCCATGAAGGTCGGCCGCTCCGAACAGGCGCGGCAAGCGACTGTCTCGCATACCGCCTCGCTCGCCGGCTCGGATGCGGCCTCGGGCGCTTTCCTGAGGCGGCTCGGCATCGCCCGCGTCGATTCCATCCCGGCCTTCATCGAGGCGCTGAAGCTGCTGCACATCACCGGTCCGCTGCCCGGCTACAGACTGTCGTCGATGAGCTGTTCGGGCGGCGAGGCCTCCGTCATGGCCGACAGTGCCGAAGGCCGCTGGGTCAACTTCCCGGTTCTGACGGAAACACACCGCGCCCATGTCAAGTCGACGCTCGGGCCGCTGGTCGCGGTCGCCAACCCGTTGGATTACCACACCTTCATCTGGAACAACGAGCCGGCGATGACAGCCACCTTCACCGCCATGGTGTCGGGCGGTTTCGACCTCAACATGCTGGTGCTCGACTTTCCGCGCCCGGACCGCTGCTCGGTCACCGACTGGTGGGCGACGCTGCGCGCCTTCGAATCGGCGCTGAAGACCAACAAGGCGCATGGTGCGATCGTCTCCTCGCTGCCGGAGAACCTGCCCGAGGAATACACCGCCGAACTGATGGCGCGCGGCATGGTGCCGCTGTTCGGCATTTCCGAGGCGATGGATGCCGCAGGCGCAGCGGCCTTCATCGGCTGGGCGTGGGCTGAACCGCAGGCGCAGCCGATCGACACGTCTGCTTCCGGCGCTGCCGGCGGCGATCATGTCACGCCTGATGAGGCTGAAGCGAAGGCTAGGCTGATCAAGGCCGGGCTTCCCGTGCCGAAGGGCGAGCGCGCCGGCAATGCGGTCGAGGCGGTCATCTCGTCGATGGCGCTCGGCTTTCCTGTCGCTCTGAAGGCGCTGGGCGTCGCCCATAAGTCCGAGGTCGGCGCTGTCAGGCTCAACCTCAAGGATGCGGAATCCGTCAGCACGGCGGCGCATGATCTGCTGCCACTCGGCACCGGGCTCTATGTCGAGCGCATGGTGCGCGACGGTGTCGCCGAGCTGATCGTCGGCTTCACCAGGGATCCGATGTTCGGCGCGGTGATGACGCTCGGCACCGGCGGCGTGCTGGTCGAATTGTTGCGCGACAGCGTGACACTGATGCTGCCGGCGACGCGCGACGACATTGAGGCCGCACTGCGCGGCCTCAAACTGTTCCCGCTGCTCGAAGGCTATCGCGGCCGGCCGAAAGCCGACGTCGCGGCCGCCATCGACGCTATCGCGGGCATTGCCGGATTCGTGCAGAAGAATGCCGGCGAGATCGAGGAACTCGACATCAACCCGCTGATCGTTTGCGTCGAAGGCAAGGGCGCCTGGATCGCCGACGCGCTGCTGGTGCTGGGAGAGAACAAGAATGTCTGA
- a CDS encoding YceI family protein: MHARILGFAAFAACLAVPAAAAVALSDAAGSYTVSPAGSSIRFTIGKAGGGGFDGAFARFKGTIRIDNGDVGRSKVDLTIYPESVGTGQGRIDAFLRSDAVFDAANSPEIQFRSISVTRTGDTSALVTGRLTARGKTFPEKFTAELNGLKGGTIKFHVTGKVLRSRYGMDVGTPLYSNVVDFDMTLTGKRG, encoded by the coding sequence ATGCATGCGCGCATCCTTGGATTCGCCGCTTTTGCCGCATGCCTTGCCGTGCCCGCAGCCGCGGCAGTGGCGCTGAGCGACGCCGCCGGTAGCTACACGGTCAGCCCGGCAGGCTCCAGCATCCGTTTCACCATCGGCAAGGCCGGTGGCGGCGGCTTCGATGGCGCCTTCGCCCGCTTCAAGGGCACGATCCGCATCGACAATGGGGATGTCGGCCGCTCGAAGGTCGACCTCACCATCTATCCGGAAAGCGTCGGCACCGGCCAGGGCCGCATCGATGCGTTCCTGCGCTCCGACGCGGTGTTCGATGCGGCCAACAGCCCCGAGATCCAGTTCCGCTCGATCAGCGTGACCCGCACCGGCGACACGTCAGCCCTCGTCACCGGCAGGCTGACGGCGCGCGGCAAGACGTTTCCGGAAAAATTCACGGCCGAGCTCAACGGGTTGAAGGGCGGCACGATAAAATTCCATGTCACCGGCAAGGTGCTGCGGTCGCGCTACGGCATGGATGTCGGCACGCCGCTCTATTCCAACGTCGTCGACTTCGACATGACGCTGACGGGCAAGCGGGGTTAG